One Bacillus sp. FJAT-52991 genomic region harbors:
- the rnhC gene encoding ribonuclease HIII — protein sequence MNHTVLKVTDRTLEEMKKHYAGSATGKLPTGAVFSAKTTNCSITGYRSGKVLFQGTGAGTEAARWSGETTAAPSKKKKTAANTLPAGFHSLSVIGSDEVGTGDYFGPITVVAAFVKKEQIAPLQAIGVQDSKNLTDSQIINLAKQIVKTVPYSLLILKNEKYNELQMQGMSQGKIKALLHNQALIKLHEKVSPDRPEAVLIDQFAEKTTYYRYLKEQKRIFQKNVYFSTKGESVHLAVAAASIIARYAFVKEMDKLSKEAGFTIPKGAGSQVDVAAARLIQEKGEEALLHFTKRHFANTEKAKRLSKRI from the coding sequence TTGAATCATACTGTATTAAAAGTAACTGACCGTACTCTTGAAGAGATGAAGAAGCATTACGCAGGGAGTGCTACTGGAAAATTACCTACGGGAGCTGTATTCTCTGCGAAAACGACCAATTGTTCCATCACAGGCTACCGCTCTGGCAAAGTATTATTTCAAGGAACGGGAGCTGGTACTGAAGCCGCCCGCTGGAGTGGTGAAACAACCGCCGCTCCAAGCAAAAAAAAGAAAACAGCAGCGAACACACTACCAGCTGGCTTTCACTCGCTGTCAGTGATTGGCAGCGATGAAGTGGGAACGGGCGATTACTTCGGCCCCATTACTGTTGTTGCGGCATTTGTGAAAAAAGAGCAAATTGCCCCTCTCCAAGCGATCGGTGTCCAAGACTCCAAAAACTTAACCGATTCGCAAATTATCAATCTAGCGAAGCAAATCGTCAAAACCGTTCCTTATAGTTTGCTCATTTTAAAAAATGAAAAATACAATGAACTGCAAATGCAAGGGATGTCACAAGGGAAAATTAAAGCATTGCTTCATAATCAAGCACTCATCAAGCTACACGAAAAAGTCTCACCTGACCGACCAGAAGCTGTGCTGATTGACCAATTTGCTGAAAAAACAACGTATTACCGTTACTTAAAAGAACAAAAACGAATTTTCCAAAAAAACGTCTATTTCAGCACAAAAGGAGAAAGTGTTCATCTCGCTGTAGCCGCCGCTTCGATCATTGCTCGCTACGCGTTTGTCAAAGAAATGGACAAACTGAGTAAAGAAGCCGGTTTTACTATTCCAAAAGGAGCAGGCAGTCAAGTCGATGTCGCTGCCGCCCGCCTCATTCAAGAAAAAGGCGAGGAGGCCCTCCTTCACTTCACCAAACGGCATTTCGCCAATACTGAAAAAGCGAAGCGACTGAGCAAGCGAATCTAA
- a CDS encoding DUF350 domain-containing protein, translating to MNRFWENNFVQLAGYISVVIVCVILFLAVFELVTKYRNWEEIKKGNMAVAMATGGKIFGIANVFRHSILHNDSLLAMVGWGVCGFFLLLIGYFIFEFLTPHFKIDEEIEKDNRAVGFISMVISIGLSYVIGAALL from the coding sequence ATGAACCGATTCTGGGAAAATAATTTCGTTCAGCTTGCCGGATATATCAGTGTCGTTATTGTCTGTGTGATTTTATTTTTAGCTGTGTTTGAGCTTGTGACAAAGTATCGTAATTGGGAAGAAATAAAAAAAGGGAATATGGCTGTTGCGATGGCCACGGGTGGGAAAATATTCGGGATTGCAAATGTTTTTCGCCATTCCATTTTGCATAATGATTCTTTGCTTGCGATGGTAGGATGGGGTGTATGTGGTTTCTTTCTTCTACTCATAGGCTACTTTATATTTGAATTTTTGACGCCTCACTTTAAAATTGATGAGGAGATTGAAAAAGACAATCGGGCAGTTGGATTTATCTCTATGGTCATCTCTATCGGTCTATCCTATGTCATCGGCGCAGCTTTATTATGA
- the polX gene encoding DNA polymerase/3'-5' exonuclease PolX, with product MINKKDIIRLLEKIAIYMELKGDNPFKISAFRKAAAALENDERSLTEIDDVTKLAGIGKGTAAVIEEYRETGQSTVLEELQEEVPAGLIPLLQLPGLGGKKIAKLYKELQITNVDELKAACESNLVRGLAGFGAKTEEKILASIAKVGQRPERLPISYMLTVAESIEAELASIREIAKLSRAGSLRRLRETIKDLDFIIATKEAATVKEQLLELSSIKEIIAGGDTKVSVVLDGEWDVSVDFRIVTEAEFASTLHHFTGSKDHNVRMRQLAKDRGEKISEYGVENNETGETKTFHSEEDFYHHFGLPWIPPEIREDGTEVEQFTEEGSLLSEKQMKGDLHMHTTWSDGANSIEEMIEACRAKGYEYMAITDHSRYLKVANGLSIERLLKQNEEIRRLNEKYDDIEILSGIEMDILPDGTLDYNDELLSELDFVIASIHSSFSQPREVIMERLKTALSNPHVDLIAHPTGRIIGRRDGYDVDMEMLIQLAKETNTALELNANPHRLDLCAEHLRQAQDAGVKVMINTDAHAIEHLDFMDIGVKAGRKGWLRPETVINTYSKADFLAFLNR from the coding sequence ATGATCAATAAGAAAGACATTATTCGTTTATTAGAGAAAATCGCGATATACATGGAACTAAAAGGCGATAATCCTTTTAAAATATCAGCGTTTCGCAAGGCGGCCGCTGCCTTAGAAAATGATGAAAGAAGTTTAACCGAAATTGATGATGTAACGAAGCTTGCGGGGATTGGGAAAGGGACCGCTGCGGTGATTGAAGAATATCGAGAAACCGGTCAATCGACCGTTTTAGAGGAGCTTCAAGAAGAGGTGCCAGCGGGCCTGATTCCGTTGCTGCAACTTCCGGGACTTGGTGGGAAGAAAATTGCCAAGCTATATAAGGAACTTCAAATTACCAATGTTGATGAATTAAAAGCGGCGTGTGAAAGCAATCTTGTCAGAGGTCTCGCTGGTTTTGGGGCAAAAACAGAAGAGAAGATTTTGGCTTCGATTGCTAAAGTAGGACAGCGACCAGAACGACTGCCGATTTCCTATATGTTAACCGTAGCTGAGTCGATTGAAGCAGAGCTAGCGTCCATTAGAGAAATTGCCAAGCTTTCTCGAGCAGGTAGTTTGCGTCGTCTACGGGAAACGATCAAGGATTTAGATTTTATCATCGCTACAAAAGAAGCCGCTACAGTGAAAGAGCAACTGTTGGAGTTATCAAGTATTAAAGAAATTATTGCTGGTGGAGATACAAAAGTATCAGTTGTTCTCGATGGGGAATGGGACGTTTCTGTTGATTTTCGAATCGTGACGGAAGCAGAATTTGCCTCTACTCTTCATCATTTCACTGGCTCGAAAGACCATAACGTTCGCATGCGTCAACTAGCGAAAGATCGCGGAGAGAAAATAAGTGAGTATGGGGTAGAAAATAACGAAACAGGTGAAACAAAAACGTTTCATTCTGAGGAGGATTTTTACCATCACTTTGGTTTGCCATGGATTCCGCCTGAAATTAGAGAGGATGGCACAGAGGTTGAACAATTCACAGAAGAAGGAAGCTTGCTGAGTGAGAAGCAGATGAAAGGCGACCTTCATATGCATACGACATGGTCAGATGGGGCCAATTCGATTGAAGAAATGATTGAGGCATGCCGGGCCAAAGGATATGAATATATGGCGATCACAGATCATTCTCGTTATTTAAAAGTAGCTAATGGGTTATCGATTGAACGGCTATTAAAGCAAAACGAAGAAATTCGACGTTTGAACGAGAAATATGATGATATTGAAATTTTATCAGGTATTGAAATGGATATTTTGCCAGATGGGACATTAGATTATAATGACGAGTTATTAAGCGAGCTCGATTTTGTGATTGCTTCGATTCATTCTAGTTTTTCCCAGCCGCGAGAGGTGATTATGGAACGTTTAAAAACGGCGTTAAGCAATCCACATGTTGATTTGATTGCTCACCCAACAGGCAGAATTATCGGTCGCCGAGATGGCTATGATGTGGATATGGAGATGCTGATTCAACTGGCGAAGGAAACGAACACAGCTCTTGAATTAAATGCGAATCCTCATCGACTGGATTTATGTGCTGAGCATCTTCGTCAAGCACAGGATGCCGGGGTAAAGGTGATGATCAATACGGATGCTCATGCGATCGAGCATCTCGATTTTATGGATATTGGTGTGAAAGCTGGACGAAAAGGATGGCTTCGTCCAGAAACGGTCATCAACACGTACAGTAAAGCAGATTTCTTAGCTTTTTTAAATAGATAA
- a CDS encoding CvpA family protein, translating into MIDIILFIFLLAGIAIGLKRGFILQIFHMVSSIVAAIVAILMREQVAPKLQWIPMPPIEDTPVFQYIPTHFESFYYGTIAFILVFFVVKVALSLFASFINIIAQIPIIKEVNKIGGGLLGFAEVYLVLFVLLYIGALFAGNGVQDMIAQSTISNYILYDTPYLSEALRTFDLMGYVNNFSF; encoded by the coding sequence ATGATCGATATCATTTTATTTATATTTTTATTAGCAGGGATTGCGATAGGATTAAAACGCGGCTTTATTTTGCAAATATTCCATATGGTCAGTTCGATTGTTGCGGCCATTGTGGCGATTTTGATGCGCGAACAAGTGGCACCAAAGCTACAATGGATTCCGATGCCGCCGATTGAGGATACGCCCGTGTTTCAATATATCCCAACTCATTTTGAATCGTTTTATTATGGGACGATCGCTTTTATCTTGGTGTTTTTCGTTGTGAAAGTTGCGTTATCGCTCTTTGCTTCTTTCATCAATATCATCGCACAAATTCCTATTATAAAGGAAGTGAATAAAATTGGCGGAGGACTTCTTGGGTTTGCAGAAGTTTACCTCGTTTTGTTCGTTTTGCTTTATATTGGTGCCCTTTTTGCAGGGAATGGAGTACAAGATATGATTGCTCAATCAACGATTTCCAACTATATCCTTTATGATACGCCATATTTATCGGAAGCGTTAAGAACATTTGATCTAATGGGTTATGTGAACAACTTCTCTTTTTAG
- the zapA gene encoding cell division protein ZapA encodes MQDKEKTRITVEIHGHHYTIVGTESKSHIREVANMVDEKMREISVKNPMLDLNKIAVLTAVNTIHEYLKLQEEVEQLKEELKKLKG; translated from the coding sequence TTGCAAGATAAAGAAAAAACTCGGATTACAGTAGAAATACATGGACATCATTATACTATTGTCGGTACAGAATCGAAAAGCCATATTCGTGAAGTGGCCAATATGGTAGACGAGAAAATGCGTGAGATTAGCGTAAAGAATCCAATGCTAGATTTAAATAAAATTGCTGTACTAACGGCTGTAAATACCATCCATGAGTATTTAAAGCTTCAAGAAGAAGTGGAACAGTTGAAAGAAGAACTAAAAAAATTAAAGGGTTGA
- a CDS encoding endonuclease MutS2 gives MNKKVLATLEFDKIKQQLAEHAASSLGREQAESLMPALVYEEVVRLQEETDEAAQVLRMKGHAPLGGIYNVRPHVKRSQIGGMLNGMEFVQIASTIYAGRMMKNFITGLIEEGEQLPILAEKEEMIPVLTPLEHRIKHAVDEHGGVLDSASDALRHIRQQLRANESRIRSKLESLIRGKNAQTMLSDAIITIRNDRYVLPVKQEYRGHYGGIVHDQSSSGQTLFVEPESVVEMNNQVRELKLKEALEIERIFTELTAEVELHGSELYHLTGLLGELDFMFTKAKYGKTIKGSKPNVNPNGYIRLHKARHPLLPIEEAVPSDIELGKDFNTIVITGPNTGGKTVTLKTVGLTTLMAQAGLPIPALDGSETAVFQSVFADIGDEQSIEQSLSTFSSHMVNIVDILQEVDHESLVLFDELGAGTDPQEGAALAISILDKVHHRGARVIATTHYPELKAYGYNRAGVINASVEFNVETLSPTYRLLIGVPGRSNAFEISKRLGLNLDIIDQARSLIGADTNEVDQMIASLEQSRKKAEEEEKEAHDYLKMAEKLHQDMQKQMQNFYAHEEELAEKAREKAAAIVEQAKAEAEEVIKDLRKLQLEQRAGIKEHELIEAKRRLEEAIPEAAKPKKKKATSTQRIFNPGDEVKVLSFGQKGHLIEKSGDKEWHVQMGIMKMKVEESDLEWIKSEKKAEPKPIATLRGRDFHVSLELDLRGERYEDALLKVEKYIDDALLAGYSRVSIIHGKGTGALRKGVQEFLKNHRSVKRSRFGEAGEGGSGVTVVELK, from the coding sequence GTGAATAAAAAAGTATTAGCGACCCTTGAGTTTGACAAAATTAAGCAACAATTGGCTGAACACGCGGCGTCTTCGCTAGGGAGAGAGCAAGCAGAGTCTTTAATGCCGGCACTTGTTTATGAAGAAGTAGTTCGTCTGCAGGAAGAAACAGATGAAGCGGCTCAAGTTCTGCGGATGAAAGGGCATGCTCCTCTTGGCGGCATTTATAATGTTCGCCCACATGTGAAACGCTCGCAAATTGGTGGAATGCTCAACGGAATGGAATTTGTCCAAATTGCAAGCACGATCTATGCTGGTCGAATGATGAAAAATTTCATTACTGGATTGATCGAAGAGGGAGAACAATTACCTATTCTTGCCGAAAAGGAGGAAATGATTCCTGTCTTAACTCCGCTTGAGCATCGAATTAAGCATGCGGTCGATGAGCATGGAGGAGTATTAGATTCAGCCAGTGACGCCTTAAGACATATTCGTCAGCAATTGCGAGCGAATGAAAGCCGCATTCGCAGCAAGCTTGAAAGTCTGATTCGAGGAAAAAATGCACAAACGATGCTTTCGGATGCGATTATTACGATTCGGAACGATCGCTATGTTCTTCCGGTGAAGCAGGAATACCGTGGTCATTACGGTGGGATCGTTCATGATCAGTCTTCTTCCGGTCAAACGTTATTTGTTGAACCGGAATCTGTGGTGGAAATGAACAATCAAGTTCGTGAATTGAAACTAAAGGAAGCGTTAGAAATTGAACGGATTTTTACCGAGCTAACAGCGGAAGTGGAACTGCATGGATCAGAGTTATACCATTTAACAGGCTTGCTCGGTGAGTTAGACTTTATGTTTACGAAAGCAAAATATGGCAAGACGATTAAAGGCTCGAAGCCGAATGTGAATCCTAATGGTTACATTCGCTTGCATAAAGCGAGACATCCACTCTTGCCGATCGAGGAAGCGGTGCCGAGTGATATCGAGCTTGGAAAAGATTTTAACACGATTGTGATTACCGGACCAAACACAGGTGGGAAAACGGTGACATTAAAAACGGTCGGACTGACAACGTTAATGGCGCAAGCAGGACTGCCTATTCCGGCACTTGATGGTTCAGAAACGGCTGTCTTTCAGTCCGTGTTTGCTGATATTGGCGATGAGCAGTCGATTGAACAAAGCTTAAGTACATTCTCTTCCCATATGGTGAACATCGTCGATATTTTACAAGAAGTGGATCATGAAAGCTTAGTTCTCTTTGATGAATTAGGGGCAGGAACGGATCCTCAAGAAGGAGCGGCCCTTGCGATTTCCATCTTAGATAAAGTCCATCATCGCGGTGCTCGAGTCATTGCGACGACCCATTATCCAGAGTTAAAGGCTTATGGCTATAATCGTGCAGGGGTCATCAATGCGAGTGTGGAATTTAATGTAGAAACATTGAGCCCAACGTATCGATTATTAATTGGAGTACCAGGCCGAAGTAATGCCTTTGAAATCTCCAAACGTCTTGGATTAAATCTCGATATTATTGATCAAGCTCGGAGCTTAATTGGAGCAGATACGAACGAAGTCGATCAAATGATTGCCTCGCTTGAACAAAGTCGGAAAAAGGCGGAGGAAGAAGAGAAGGAAGCACACGACTATTTAAAGATGGCAGAAAAGCTTCATCAAGATATGCAAAAGCAAATGCAAAATTTTTATGCTCATGAAGAAGAATTGGCGGAAAAAGCTCGTGAAAAAGCGGCCGCTATTGTAGAACAAGCAAAAGCGGAAGCAGAAGAAGTGATTAAAGATTTACGTAAGCTGCAACTAGAACAGCGAGCGGGCATTAAAGAGCATGAATTGATCGAAGCGAAGCGCCGCCTGGAGGAAGCGATTCCAGAAGCCGCGAAGCCGAAAAAGAAAAAAGCCACTTCTACGCAACGCATCTTTAACCCAGGGGATGAAGTAAAGGTGTTAAGCTTTGGCCAAAAAGGTCACCTCATTGAAAAAAGTGGGGACAAGGAATGGCATGTCCAAATGGGGATCATGAAAATGAAGGTGGAGGAATCGGATTTAGAGTGGATCAAGTCAGAGAAAAAAGCCGAGCCGAAACCGATAGCGACTCTTCGTGGCAGAGATTTTCACGTCAGTCTCGAGCTTGACCTTCGAGGTGAGCGTTATGAAGATGCTCTGTTGAAAGTGGAGAAGTATATTGATGATGCCTTACTTGCTGGTTATTCTCGTGTGTCCATTATTCATGGCAAAGGGACCGGTGCTTTAAGAAAAGGTGTACAAGAATTTTTGAAAAATCATCGGTCTGTCAAACGAAGCCGTTTCGGTGAAGCTGGAGAGGGAGGCAGCGGTGTAACAGTTGTTGAGCTCAAGTAA